The proteins below come from a single Danio aesculapii chromosome 23, fDanAes4.1, whole genome shotgun sequence genomic window:
- the ddx19a gene encoding ATP-dependent RNA helicase DDX19A, whose product MSTDSWALAVDEQESTTKSVGDLRIIEAENASLHQNNGDDEDEKEDRATQSLLNKLIRSNLVNNTNQVEVLQRDPNSPLYSVKTFEELRLKPQLLKGVYEMGFNRPSKIQENALPMMLAEPPQNLIAQSQSGTGKTAAFVLAMLSHVDPACKWSQCLCISPTYELALQTGKVIEQMGKFYPEVTLAYAVRGHRMERGIRIKEQIVIGTPGTVLDWCIKLKLIDPKKIKVFVLDEADVMIATQGHQDQSIRIQRMLPKGCQMLLFSATFEDSVWKFAERVVPDPNIIKLKREEETLDTIKQYYVLCNSKEDKFNALCNIYGAITIAQAMIFCHTRKMANWLAGQMSKEGHQVALLSGEMVVEQRAAVIERFRDGKEKVLITTNVCARGIDVEQVSVVINFDLPLDKDSNPDNETYLHRIGRTGRFGKRGLAINMVDSQHSMEILKTYERHFDKKIARLDTDDLDEIEKIAS is encoded by the exons ATGTCAACCGACTCGTGGGCTCTAGCTGTGGACGAACAAGAGTCCACAACCAAGTCT GTTGGGGACCTGCGGATTATAGAAGCAGAAAATGCATCTTTGCATCAGAATAATG gTGATGATGAAGACGAAAAAG AGGACAGAGCCACACAGAGTCTCCTGAACAAACTGATCAGAAGCAATCTGGTCAATAACACAAACCAGGTGGAGGTTCTTCAGAGAGACCCAAACTCACCGCTTTATTCAGTCAAGACCTTCGAGGAGCTGAGACT GAAACCTCAGTTGCTCAAAGGTGTCTATGAAATGGGCTTCAACAGACCTTCTAAAATCCAAGAGAATGCCCTTCCCATGATGCTCGCCGAACC ACCTCAGAATCTGATTGCTCAGTCTCAGTCTGGCACTGGTAAAACGGCCGCTTTCGTTCTGGCCATGCTCAGTCATGTGGACCCAGCCTGTAAATGGTCGCAG TGTTTGTGCATTTCTCCCACATATGAGCTGGCTCTGCAGACGGGCAAAGTCATCGAGCAGATGGGCAAGTTTTATCCAGAAGTCACACTGGCATATGCAGTTCGAGGACATAGAA TGGAGCGTGGCATAAGGATCAAGGAGCAGATTGTCATCGGCACACCTGGGACGGTTCTGGACTGGTGCATTAAGCTGAAACTCATCGACCCCAAAAAGATCAAAGTGTTTGTTCTGGACGAGGCCGATGTCATGATCGCCACACAGGGACACCAGGACCAAAGCATTCGGATTCAGAG AATGCTGCCCAAAGGCTGTCAGATGCTGCTATTCTCTGCCACCTTTGAGGATTCGGTGTGGAAGTTTGCAGAGCGGGTCGTGCCGGATCCCAACATCATCAAGCTAAAACGAGAAGAGGAGACCCTGGACACTATCAAGCAGTACTACGTGCTCTGCAACAGCAAAGAAGACAAGTTTAATGCACTCTGCAACATCTATGGGGCCATCACTATCGCACAAGCTATGATCTTCTGTCAT ACTAGGAAAATGGCCAACTGGCTTGCTGGCCAGATGTCTAAAGAGGGCCACCAGGTGGCGCTGCTCAGTGGAGAAATGGTGGTCGAGCAGAGAGCCGCAGTTATTGAACGCTTCAGAGACGGCAAGGAGAAAGTCCTCATCACTACTAATGTCTGTGCAAGAG GTATTGATGTTGAACAAGTGTCAGTGGTGATCAACTTTGACCTTCCCCTGGACAAAGATAGCAATCCAGACAACGAAACATACCTGCACCGGATTGGCAGGACGGGCCGGTTTGGCAAGAGAGGACTCGCCATCAACATGGTGGACAGTCAGCACAGCATGGAAATTCTCAAGACATACGAGAGGCATTTTG ATAAGAAAATTGCAAGGCTGGACACGGATGATCTTGACGAAATCGAAAAAATCGCCAGCTGA
- the ubxn10 gene encoding UBX domain-containing protein 10 — protein MSSGERMHVTRPKSSKGRSRPMIAHSSMIYTPSQPSALSPQPPAAKTKDKSNQSLRSRAILRRSSQPTTDILTEAYDRPLEEPVSLNRYRVLPSIEKKTGTGHRKFSQCDSSHRKCQHTNARLDVVSDSTPPEESDLLLAIRTPRGHRFKCSFRPSDQLKGVVSAAEAEFGERFDNCIIETMDVPRRTFTNLTMTLAQCGVLNKSVLCISHDDSEIDLT, from the coding sequence ATGTCCTCTGGAGAAAGGATGCACGTGACCAGGCCCAAGTCTTCAAAAGGACGTAGCAGACCCATGATAGCTCACTCTTCAATGATCTACACACCTTCCCAGCCCTCGGCTCTTTCCCCACAACCTCCAGCCGCCAAGACCAAAGACAAGTCAAACCAAAGCCTCCGATCCCGAGCCATTCTAAGGCGCAGCAGTCAACCAACAACAGATATACTGACTGAAGCCTACGATAGACCCCTGGAAGAGCCAGTCTCCCTCAACAGATACAGAGTTCTGCCATCCATTGAGAAGAAAACTGGTACAGGCCACCGGAAGTTCAGTCAATGTGACAGCAGTCATAGGAAATGTCAGCACACAAATGCCAGACTGGATGTGGTTTCGGATTCAACTCCTCCTGAAGAATCAGACCTGCTGCTTGCTATCAGAACTCCACGCGGACACAGATTTAAGTGCAGTTTTCGGCCATCAGACCAGCTGAAGGGGGTGGTATCAGCTGCCGAGGCTGAATTCGGAGAAAGGTTTGATAATTGTATAATTGAGACCATGGATGTGCCGCGCAGGACTTTTACTAACCTTACGATGACCTTGGCTCAGTGTGGCGTGCTAAACAAATCAGTTTTATGCATTTCCCATGACGACAGCGAAATAGATTTAACTTGA
- the LOC130217216 gene encoding ceramide-1-phosphate transfer protein, translated as MADAFSLQRVLETFRSSLSENKEVYIKYYIAGWQELVSFMNSLGNVFSFISKDVVSKIQILENFLSGENGSHYATIQSMVKYELENDLVDLTKRGSYPESGCRTLLRLHRALRWLELFLERLRTSTEDSKTSVMCSDAYNESLANHHPWLIRKAVGVAFCALPGRETFFNVMNAGDHTQVVALLGESLPLIAEVYQITEDLYAKNNLLELP; from the exons ATGGCAGACGCATTCAGTCTTCAGAGGGTGTTAGAAACATTTAGATCAAGCTTGAGTGAAAATAAGGAGgtttacattaaatattatatagcAGGATGGCAAGAACTCGTCAG CTTCATGAACAGCCTGGGCAACGTCTTTTCCTTCATCTCCAAGGACGTGGTCAGCAAAATCCAAATCTTGGAGAACTTCCTTTCAGGAGAGAATGGTTCCCATTACGCCACCATCCAGTCCATGGTCAAATATGAGCTGGAGAACGACCTGGTGGATCTCACCAAGAGAGGCAGCTATCCAGAATCGGGTTGTCGAACACTCCTGAGGCTCCACCGGGCTCTTCGCTGGCTGGAGCTCTTCCTGGAGAGACTGCGCACCAGCACCGAGGACAGCAAAACCTCCGTCATGTGTTCTGACGCCTATAATGAGTCTCTGGCCAACCATCACCCCTGGCTCATCCGGAAAGCTGTTGGCGTGGCGTTTTGTGCCCTTCCGGGACGTGAAACTTTCTTTAATGTGATGAATGCAGGCGATCATACGCAGGTGGTTGCTCTTTTAGGAGAGTCTTTGCCACTTATAGCTGAAGTCTATCAGATTACAGAAGACTTGTATGCCAAGAACAACCTCCTGGAGTTACCATAG